A single genomic interval of Deinococcus sp. HSC-46F16 harbors:
- the xseB gene encoding exodeoxyribonuclease VII small subunit codes for MPGDPLTYREAYARLSRIAAELETGEADLDRVLPLLEEARAAYAACRERIAAVQAALAGDWGEDGAGPDEEDEAEPTPEPDDDPF; via the coding sequence GTGCCAGGCGACCCCCTCACCTACCGCGAGGCCTACGCGCGGCTCTCGCGCATCGCCGCCGAACTCGAAACCGGCGAGGCCGACCTCGACCGGGTGCTGCCGCTGCTCGAAGAGGCCCGTGCCGCCTACGCCGCCTGCCGCGAGCGCATCGCGGCGGTGCAGGCGGCCCTCGCGGGCGACTGGGGCGAGGACGGGGCGGGGCCGGACGAAGAGGACGAGGCGGAGCCAACCCCCGAGCCTGACGACGACCCCTTTTGA
- a CDS encoding ABC transporter ATP-binding protein, which yields MTSSVVGIGTLEARDLHVRAGSFPAVQGVTVAFREGEFSAVIGPNGAGKSTLLRALLGLTSPEAGEVRLLGRSLPQWTRTERARTLAYLAQGEGLPEAARVRDVVALGRGAGEWTWGLLPRRPWTAEDEAAVDRALDRTDTARFTERRVGELSGGERQRVSLARALAAQPRFLLLDEPTNHLDLAYGLEIIRHARCEAAGGLGVVAVLHDLNLAARADRLVLLAQGRVLAQGTPAEVLTPAHLHAAYGLRVRVLHDGDRPLILPED from the coding sequence ATGACTAGTTCCGTGGTCGGCATAGGAACGCTGGAGGCCCGCGACCTCCACGTCCGCGCCGGGAGCTTTCCCGCCGTGCAGGGCGTCACCGTCGCCTTCCGGGAGGGGGAGTTCAGCGCGGTCATCGGGCCGAACGGGGCCGGAAAAAGCACGCTGCTGCGGGCGCTGCTGGGCCTCACGTCGCCGGAAGCGGGCGAGGTGCGGTTGCTGGGCCGCTCCCTCCCGCAGTGGACGCGAACCGAGCGGGCACGGACGCTGGCCTATCTCGCCCAGGGTGAGGGCCTTCCGGAAGCGGCGCGGGTGCGCGACGTAGTGGCGCTGGGGCGGGGCGCGGGGGAGTGGACCTGGGGCCTGCTGCCGCGCCGTCCCTGGACCGCCGAGGACGAGGCGGCGGTGGACCGCGCCCTGGACCGCACCGACACGGCCCGCTTCACCGAGCGGCGGGTGGGCGAACTCTCGGGCGGCGAACGCCAGCGGGTGAGCCTCGCCCGTGCCCTGGCCGCGCAGCCCCGCTTCCTGCTGCTGGACGAGCCGACCAACCACCTCGACCTCGCTTACGGCCTGGAGATCATCCGGCACGCCCGCTGCGAGGCCGCCGGGGGCCTGGGGGTGGTGGCCGTGCTGCACGACCTCAACCTCGCCGCCCGCGCCGACCGCCTTGTGCTGCTGGCCCAGGGCCGGGTGCTCGCGCAGGGCACCCCCGCCGAGGTGCTCACGCCCGCGCACCTGCATGCCGCCTACGGGCTGCGCGTGCGCGTGCTGCACGACGGGGACCGTCCCCTTATCCTTCCGGAGGACTGA
- a CDS encoding iron ABC transporter permease: protein MSLERAAAVTTPRLWRVGRTAALVAALLAAVVLAVGLGSVTIPPGEVLGALGRGVASLWTGAVLSPEDVIVWQLRLPRVAMGVLVGACLAVCGGAFQGVFRNPLADPYLLGVASGAGLGATVAIVAGWPRPLVPVAALLTALAAVSLTLTLAREGRRLPPTRLILAGVVVGSILSAVSTFLILRGEDRARQVLAYTLGDLGFSGWGDVLTVLPYALAGGGLLMLLGRALDTLQLGDLTARSLGVPVERLRLLVVLAASVATAAAVAYVGIIGFVGLVVPHVVRLAWGAGHRVLLPVSALAGGTLLVLADLLARTTPLSQVGVVTTLLGGPFFLWLLRRGGHD from the coding sequence ATGAGCCTTGAGCGGGCGGCTGCCGTGACCACGCCGCGCCTGTGGCGGGTGGGGCGCACCGCCGCGCTGGTAGCGGCCCTCCTCGCCGCCGTCGTGCTGGCGGTGGGCCTGGGGAGCGTGACCATTCCCCCCGGCGAGGTGCTGGGTGCCCTGGGGCGCGGGGTGGCGAGCCTCTGGACCGGCGCGGTACTGTCCCCGGAGGACGTGATCGTGTGGCAACTGCGGCTGCCGCGCGTGGCGATGGGCGTGCTGGTGGGCGCGTGTCTGGCGGTGTGCGGGGGGGCCTTTCAGGGCGTCTTCCGTAACCCGCTGGCCGACCCCTACCTGCTGGGCGTGGCGAGCGGGGCGGGGCTGGGGGCCACGGTCGCCATCGTCGCGGGGTGGCCGCGCCCGCTGGTGCCGGTGGCCGCGCTGCTGACGGCCCTCGCGGCGGTCAGCCTGACCCTGACCCTGGCCCGTGAGGGCCGCCGACTGCCCCCCACCCGCCTGATTCTGGCCGGGGTGGTGGTGGGCAGCATCCTGAGCGCAGTGTCCACCTTCCTGATCCTGCGCGGCGAGGACCGGGCACGGCAGGTGCTCGCCTATACCCTGGGCGACCTGGGCTTCAGCGGCTGGGGCGACGTGCTGACCGTGCTGCCCTACGCGCTGGCGGGGGGCGGCCTGCTGATGCTGCTGGGCCGGGCGCTGGACACCCTGCAACTCGGGGACCTGACGGCCCGCAGCCTGGGGGTGCCGGTCGAGCGGCTGCGGCTGCTTGTCGTGCTGGCCGCGAGCGTGGCGACCGCTGCCGCCGTCGCCTACGTGGGCATCATCGGGTTTGTGGGGTTGGTCGTGCCGCATGTGGTCCGGCTGGCGTGGGGGGCGGGGCACCGGGTGCTGCTGCCCGTCTCCGCGCTTGCGGGGGGGACCCTGCTCGTGCTGGCCGACCTGCTGGCCCGCACCACGCCGCTCTCGCAGGTGGGCGTGGTGACGACGCTGCTGGGGGGACCGTTCTTCCTGTGGCTGCTGCGGCGGGGGGGCCATGACTAG
- a CDS encoding ferredoxin gives MPAKYFKTNGHLLVCQGQNCQARGSVLLHKALWNHLERQALAYYKTGGTVRLTESGCLGACSFGPALCVYRASEGRLEEGWYAAVDFPLAMRIAQAVQDGAALPTERKYGPE, from the coding sequence ATGCCCGCCAAGTACTTCAAGACCAACGGCCACCTGCTGGTCTGTCAGGGCCAGAACTGCCAGGCCAGAGGCTCCGTGCTGCTGCACAAGGCGCTCTGGAACCACCTGGAGCGGCAGGCGCTCGCCTATTACAAGACGGGCGGCACCGTGCGCCTCACCGAGAGCGGCTGCCTGGGCGCCTGCTCGTTCGGCCCTGCCCTCTGCGTCTACCGCGCTTCGGAGGGCCGTCTGGAGGAAGGCTGGTACGCGGCGGTGGATTTCCCGCTGGCCATGCGCATCGCCCAGGCCGTGCAGGACGGGGCGGCGTTGCCGACGGAGCGGAAATACGGGCCGGAGTAG
- a CDS encoding 1-acyl-sn-glycerol-3-phosphate acyltransferase, whose protein sequence is MSDARRAPPDAAGAAPRVSPLVYRAVVFVMGLPLRLRGERVEVQGQGHVPSPGTPLIVAANHRTALDPFIIAASLPPGRFLQFMAKKELFVPVIGHIIRAGGSFPVDRSTNDLGAVRTSLRILQAGGTLGIFPEGTRGGGELHGGVALLALKGKAPILPVGLRREGKRWLVRFGPPLPPTGGIKALTAEVGDRLAELAGEPLPSRVDEGAL, encoded by the coding sequence ATGAGTGACGCCCGCCGCGCCCCCCCCGACGCCGCCGGAGCGGCCCCCCGCGTAAGTCCCCTGGTGTACCGGGCCGTCGTCTTCGTGATGGGCCTGCCGCTGCGCCTGCGGGGCGAGCGGGTGGAGGTGCAGGGCCAGGGGCACGTACCGTCCCCCGGCACCCCGCTGATCGTGGCGGCAAACCACCGCACGGCGCTCGACCCCTTCATCATCGCGGCGAGCCTGCCGCCGGGCCGCTTCCTGCAATTCATGGCGAAAAAGGAGCTGTTCGTGCCGGTCATCGGCCACATCATCCGCGCCGGGGGGTCTTTTCCAGTGGACCGCAGCACGAACGACCTCGGGGCGGTGCGGACCAGCCTGCGCATCCTGCAAGCGGGCGGCACCCTGGGCATCTTTCCGGAGGGCACGCGCGGCGGCGGCGAACTGCACGGCGGGGTCGCGCTGCTGGCCCTCAAGGGGAAGGCCCCGATCCTGCCCGTCGGCCTGCGGCGCGAGGGCAAGCGCTGGCTCGTGCGCTTCGGCCCCCCCCTGCCGCCCACCGGGGGCATCAAGGCCCTGACCGCCGAGGTGGGCGACCGCCTCGCGGAACTCGCCGGGGAGCCGCTGCCCAGCCGGGTGGACGAGGGGGCGCTCTAA
- a CDS encoding ABC transporter substrate-binding protein, whose product MKTLLTVSLLALLPTAAATTYPLTLTDDLGRKVTLRSEPKRIISMVPSHSETVCAIGACGKLVGVDKYSDYPQQVARLPKVGDLFAPDVEAMVALKPDLVLVSKYSKLDGPLTQAGIPTIALDMEKYDEVFSKTLTLGRIVNREAQAKNVVLNIRRDIAKVEILTKNAVRKPTAYFEIDPTPYSIGPNSFMGVLLTKAGARNIIPASLGDFPKVDPELIVKANPELMLGLTRQAAAARPGWSGLKAVKAGRVLDIPKDLNTILSRPGPRMGQALRGLARLVHPELFR is encoded by the coding sequence ATGAAGACTCTCCTGACCGTGTCCCTGCTCGCCCTGCTGCCCACCGCAGCGGCGACGACCTACCCCCTCACCCTCACCGACGACCTCGGGCGCAAGGTGACCCTTCGCTCGGAGCCCAAGCGCATCATCAGCATGGTGCCGAGTCACTCCGAAACCGTGTGCGCGATCGGCGCGTGCGGCAAGCTCGTCGGGGTGGACAAGTACAGCGACTACCCCCAGCAGGTCGCGCGGCTGCCCAAGGTGGGCGACCTCTTCGCCCCCGACGTGGAGGCAATGGTGGCCCTGAAGCCCGACCTCGTGCTGGTGAGCAAATACAGCAAGCTCGACGGGCCGCTGACCCAGGCGGGCATCCCCACCATCGCGCTCGACATGGAGAAGTACGACGAGGTCTTCTCCAAGACGTTGACCCTCGGCCGGATCGTGAACCGCGAGGCGCAGGCCAAGAACGTGGTGCTGAACATTCGCCGTGACATCGCCAAGGTCGAGATTCTGACCAAGAACGCGGTGCGCAAGCCCACGGCTTACTTCGAGATTGACCCCACCCCGTACTCCATCGGGCCGAACTCTTTTATGGGCGTGCTGCTCACCAAGGCGGGAGCCCGCAACATCATCCCGGCCTCGCTGGGCGACTTCCCCAAGGTGGACCCCGAGCTGATCGTGAAGGCCAACCCCGAGCTGATGCTGGGCCTGACCCGGCAGGCGGCGGCGGCCCGGCCGGGCTGGAGCGGCCTGAAGGCGGTCAAGGCGGGCCGAGTGCTGGACATCCCCAAGGACCTGAACACCATCCTCAGCCGCCCCGGTCCCCGCATGGGGCAGGCGCTGCGGGGGCTGGCGCGGCTGGTGCACCCGGAACTGTTCCGGTGA
- a CDS encoding flavin reductase family protein: protein MTPEAPTPETRHFDFAALSAPERYKLLTAVVVPRPIAWVSTLGPGGEVNLAPYSFFGLMGSDPGVVAFAPGDRPDGTPKDTALNIGSGGEFTVNLVGAVLAEVMNETATDFPHGMGEARAVGLDLAPGVRVAVPRVAASPAALECREVQTVTVGRTRIVLGEVLGLHLHADALADPERLYVDTAALDLIGRMGGRGTYTRTRDTFQIDRMTYAQWRAGRGKGGQG from the coding sequence ATGACCCCCGAGGCCCCAACGCCCGAGACCCGGCACTTCGACTTCGCCGCCCTGTCCGCCCCCGAGCGCTACAAGCTGCTCACCGCCGTCGTGGTGCCCCGGCCCATCGCCTGGGTGAGCACCCTGGGGCCGGGCGGCGAGGTCAATCTCGCACCCTATTCCTTTTTCGGCCTGATGGGGTCGGACCCCGGCGTGGTGGCCTTTGCCCCCGGCGACCGCCCGGACGGAACGCCCAAGGACACCGCGCTCAACATCGGCTCCGGCGGCGAGTTCACCGTGAATCTGGTGGGGGCGGTGCTGGCCGAAGTGATGAACGAGACGGCGACCGACTTTCCGCACGGAATGGGCGAGGCGCGGGCGGTGGGGCTGGACCTCGCACCCGGCGTGCGGGTGGCCGTGCCGCGCGTGGCCGCGAGTCCAGCCGCGCTGGAATGCCGCGAGGTCCAGACGGTGACGGTGGGCCGCACCCGCATCGTGCTGGGGGAGGTGCTGGGGCTGCACCTGCACGCGGACGCACTGGCCGACCCCGAGCGGCTGTACGTGGACACGGCGGCGCTGGACCTGATCGGGCGGATGGGCGGACGCGGTACCTACACCCGCACGCGCGACACCTTCCAGATCGACCGGATGACCTATGCCCAGTGGCGGGCGGGGCGGGGCAAGGGGGGGCAAGGCTGA